Proteins found in one Streptomyces sp. CB09001 genomic segment:
- a CDS encoding histidinol-phosphate transaminase — translation MSGNVTSLFRSTAAHSPSMAALARESGEAAGAGPVDFCIPCNPYFPTPAMFEEMAGRLRDIVTYYPSSADTITAELCSLLQLPPQCVAMGNGSTELITWIDHLLVRESLAVPVPTFGRWTDQPMETGKRVDMFPLQEAGGFALDLARYGEFVRARGTRAVVLCNPNNPDGGYLHKQALVQFMDAMADRDLVVIDESFLEFADAEAEPSVVQEAMLRPNVVVLRSLGKNFGLHGIRFGYLVANPALAGRVRAMLPKWNLNSFAEYVVFMLRDHGPEYARSLHQVRRDRLEMAAQLSALPGLTVYPSQGNFLFVRLPVGAEGTAVRDRMLTEQGVLVRECGNKIGSSSRFLRLVVRPQADVRRLVSGLEQVLYGAGRGAAVPGPATGSGYSSGTAAVDRLMYETNGSGMRAITAQTAGAGAPGLAAAPAPAAGTGTGTGLPLPAAVPVAPAAAAVPGPAPAPQPAPVPQPVPYPGPVPVPHPAPAPQPMPAPAPAAVPAPVAPVSPAAAYSPPFGPTPPGVPARGGLTAAQVRGTNGLESVPATGWPNAAGMGQAG, via the coding sequence TTGTCCGGCAACGTCACCTCGTTGTTCCGCAGCACCGCGGCGCACAGCCCCTCGATGGCTGCGCTGGCGCGGGAGAGCGGCGAGGCGGCGGGCGCCGGCCCGGTGGACTTCTGCATCCCCTGCAACCCGTACTTCCCCACCCCGGCGATGTTCGAGGAGATGGCCGGCCGGCTGCGCGACATCGTCACGTACTACCCGAGCAGCGCCGACACCATCACCGCCGAACTGTGCAGTCTGCTCCAGCTTCCGCCGCAGTGCGTGGCGATGGGCAACGGCTCCACGGAGCTGATCACCTGGATCGACCACCTGCTGGTCCGGGAGTCCCTCGCCGTCCCCGTCCCCACCTTCGGCCGCTGGACCGACCAGCCCATGGAGACCGGCAAGCGGGTCGACATGTTCCCGCTCCAGGAGGCCGGCGGATTCGCCCTCGACCTCGCCCGGTACGGCGAGTTCGTCCGGGCCAGGGGCACCCGGGCCGTGGTCCTCTGCAACCCCAACAACCCGGACGGCGGCTATCTGCACAAGCAGGCGCTGGTGCAGTTCATGGACGCGATGGCCGACCGGGACCTGGTCGTGATCGACGAGTCCTTCCTGGAGTTCGCCGACGCGGAGGCCGAACCCAGCGTGGTCCAGGAGGCGATGCTGCGCCCCAACGTCGTCGTGCTGCGCAGCCTCGGCAAGAACTTCGGGCTGCACGGCATCCGCTTCGGCTACCTCGTCGCCAACCCGGCGCTCGCGGGCCGGGTGCGCGCCATGCTGCCCAAGTGGAACCTCAACTCCTTCGCGGAGTACGTGGTGTTCATGCTGCGCGACCACGGTCCCGAGTACGCGCGGAGCCTGCACCAGGTGCGGCGCGACCGCCTGGAGATGGCCGCCCAGCTGTCCGCGCTGCCCGGCCTGACCGTCTACCCCTCCCAGGGCAACTTCCTCTTCGTCCGGCTTCCCGTGGGCGCGGAGGGCACCGCCGTACGGGACCGCATGCTCACCGAGCAGGGGGTGCTGGTCCGGGAGTGCGGCAACAAGATCGGCTCGTCCAGCCGCTTCCTGCGTCTCGTGGTGCGCCCCCAGGCCGACGTGCGTCGCCTGGTGTCCGGCCTGGAACAGGTGCTCTACGGGGCCGGGAGGGGAGCCGCCGTGCCCGGGCCGGCCACCGGGAGCGGCTACAGCTCGGGCACGGCGGCCGTGGACCGCCTGATGTACGAGACCAACGGCTCCGGCATGCGCGCGATCACCGCACAGACCGCCGGTGCCGGTGCCCCGGGGCTCGCCGCCGCTCCGGCCCCTGCCGCCGGCACCGGCACCGGCACCGGCCTGCCGCTCCCCGCGGCGGTGCCGGTGGCTCCTGCGGCGGCCGCCGTGCCCGGCCCCGCCCCGGCGCCCCAGCCGGCCCCGGTCCCCCAGCCGGTGCCGTATCCCGGGCCGGTGCCGGTCCCCCACCCGGCACCGGCCCCGCAGCCCATGCCGGCCCCGGCCCCGGCCGCGGTGCCCGCCCCGGTCGCCCCGGTCTCCCCGGCCGCCGCGTACTCACCGCCGTTCGGGCCCACCCCGCCCGGCGTCCCGGCCCGCGGCGGTCTCACGGCCGCGCAGGTCAGGGGTACCAACGGCCTGGAGTCGGTCCCGGCGACGGGCTGGCCGAACGCGGCCGGGATGGGCCAGGCGGGCTGA
- a CDS encoding MCE family protein, protein MKRATLPRGRAAGLTAGGLVAVGLALALTLGGVSLVPSGFDGIEDLPLPGGADLGDHPYTVTAELQDVLSLVPHSAVRVNDVAVGRITGIELGEDDWSARVTMEINGEVRLPADATARLEQSSLLGEKYVQLVAPAKETGSGRLTDGSVIPLARTSRNTEVEEVFGALSLLLNGGGVNQLKTITRELNAALGGREPEVRSMLKRVDTLVGDLDDHRGDITDALDAVNRLSSTLATRKEDVGTVLTDLSPGLKTLEQQRGSLLTMLRSLDTLSGVAVSTINASKDDMIADLKAVAPTLRALADAGTDLPDSLQVLLTYPFTDEVLRGVKGDYLNTYLSMVAVPGTEVIPPLVDGPTPGPSPSMTLDTGAGPAGKQRSSRKQSPEKQGAASPLPLPSVPGAGPASGTGPASGGEHG, encoded by the coding sequence ATGAAGCGCGCAACGCTCCCCAGGGGCCGGGCGGCCGGCCTCACCGCCGGCGGACTGGTCGCCGTCGGACTCGCCCTCGCCCTGACCCTCGGCGGGGTGAGCCTCGTACCGAGCGGCTTCGACGGCATCGAGGACCTGCCACTGCCCGGCGGCGCCGACCTCGGCGACCACCCCTACACCGTCACCGCGGAACTCCAGGACGTGCTCAGCCTCGTCCCGCACTCCGCGGTACGGGTCAACGACGTCGCCGTCGGCCGGATCACCGGCATCGAACTCGGCGAGGACGACTGGTCGGCCCGCGTCACCATGGAGATCAACGGCGAGGTCCGGCTGCCCGCCGACGCCACCGCGCGGCTCGAACAGTCCAGCCTGCTGGGCGAGAAGTACGTCCAGCTCGTCGCGCCCGCCAAGGAGACCGGATCCGGCCGGCTGACCGACGGGAGCGTCATCCCGCTGGCCCGCACCAGCCGCAACACCGAGGTCGAGGAGGTGTTCGGCGCGCTGTCCCTGCTCCTCAACGGCGGCGGTGTCAACCAGCTCAAGACCATCACCCGGGAGCTCAACGCCGCGCTCGGCGGCCGCGAACCCGAGGTCCGCTCGATGCTGAAACGGGTCGACACCCTGGTGGGCGACCTCGACGACCACCGCGGAGACATCACCGACGCCCTCGACGCCGTCAACCGGCTCTCCTCGACCCTCGCCACCCGCAAGGAAGACGTCGGCACCGTCCTCACCGACCTCTCGCCCGGACTGAAGACGCTGGAGCAGCAGCGCGGCTCCCTGCTGACCATGCTGCGCTCCCTCGACACCCTGTCCGGCGTCGCCGTCTCCACCATCAACGCGAGCAAGGACGACATGATCGCCGACCTCAAGGCCGTCGCGCCGACGCTGCGGGCCCTGGCCGACGCGGGTACCGACCTCCCCGACTCGCTCCAGGTGCTGCTGACGTACCCGTTCACCGACGAGGTGCTGCGCGGGGTGAAGGGCGACTACCTCAACACCTACCTGAGCATGGTCGCCGTGCCCGGGACCGAGGTGATCCCGCCGCTGGTGGACGGGCCCACGCCCGGCCCGTCCCCGTCCATGACCCTGGACACCGGAGCGGGCCCGGCCGGGAAGCAGCGGTCCTCGCGGAAGCAATCCCCGGAGAAGCAGGGCGCCGCCTCGCCGCTGCCGCTGCCCTCCGTGCCCGGGGCCGGGCCTGCGTCCGGGACCGGACCGGCGTCCGGGGGTGAACACGGGTGA
- the mmsA gene encoding multiple monosaccharide ABC transporter ATP-binding protein, with the protein MAGPVLEMRSIVKTFPGVKALSDVTLTVRQGEVHAICGENGAGKSTLMKVLSGVHPHGSYEGDVLFEGETCRFKDIRASEQHGIVIIHQELALVPYLSIAENIFLGNEHAKRGLINWNDTLKHATELLRRVGLDEHPETRVADIGVGKQQLVEIAKALSKRVKLLILDEPTAALNDEDSGKLLDLILQLKEQSITSIIISHKLNEIRRVADSVTIIRDGRSIETLDVKAADTTEDRIISGMVGRDLENRFPDRTPHQPEEGTAPALEIRNWTVHHPIDQQRKVVDDVSIEVRRGEIVGIAGLMGAGRTELAMSVFGRTYGRHAGGTVLRDGREIRTKTVPEAVKHGIAYVTEDRKHYGLNLIDTINRNISLTALGKVSKRGVVDEHGEQQVAEEYRKSMNIKAPTVFEPVGKLSGGNQQKVVLSKWIFAGPEVLILDEPTRGIDVGAKYEIYTVIDRLAAEGKAVVFISSELPELLGMCDRIYTMAAGRLTGEFSRAEASQEALMRQMTKDKQDQKTLKGEEVSR; encoded by the coding sequence ATGGCGGGACCCGTCCTGGAAATGCGCTCGATCGTCAAGACCTTTCCCGGTGTCAAAGCGCTGTCGGACGTCACGCTCACCGTTCGCCAGGGCGAGGTCCACGCCATCTGCGGGGAGAACGGCGCCGGAAAGTCGACCCTGATGAAGGTGCTCTCCGGAGTCCATCCGCACGGCAGTTACGAGGGGGACGTCCTCTTCGAGGGCGAGACCTGCCGGTTCAAGGACATCCGGGCGAGCGAGCAGCACGGCATCGTGATCATCCACCAGGAACTGGCCCTGGTGCCGTACCTGTCGATCGCGGAGAACATCTTCCTCGGCAACGAGCACGCCAAGCGCGGACTGATCAACTGGAACGACACCCTCAAGCACGCCACCGAGCTGCTGCGCCGGGTCGGCCTCGACGAGCACCCGGAGACCCGCGTCGCCGACATCGGCGTGGGCAAGCAGCAGCTGGTGGAGATCGCCAAGGCTCTGTCGAAGAGGGTGAAACTGCTCATCCTCGACGAGCCCACGGCGGCGCTCAACGACGAGGACAGCGGCAAACTCCTCGATCTGATCCTTCAGTTGAAGGAGCAGAGCATCACCTCGATCATCATCTCGCACAAGCTGAACGAGATCCGCCGGGTCGCCGACTCGGTCACGATCATCCGCGACGGGCGCTCCATCGAGACGCTCGACGTGAAGGCGGCCGACACCACCGAGGACCGGATCATCAGCGGGATGGTCGGCCGCGACCTGGAGAACCGCTTCCCGGACCGGACCCCGCACCAGCCCGAAGAGGGCACGGCCCCGGCCCTGGAGATCCGCAACTGGACCGTGCACCACCCCATCGACCAGCAGCGCAAGGTCGTCGACGACGTCTCGATCGAGGTGCGGCGCGGCGAGATCGTCGGCATCGCCGGGCTCATGGGCGCCGGGCGCACCGAACTGGCGATGAGCGTCTTCGGCCGCACCTACGGCCGGCACGCGGGCGGCACGGTCCTCAGGGACGGCAGGGAGATCCGCACGAAGACCGTCCCGGAGGCGGTCAAGCACGGGATCGCCTACGTGACCGAGGACCGCAAGCACTACGGCCTCAACCTCATCGACACCATCAACCGGAACATCTCGCTGACCGCGCTGGGCAAGGTCTCCAAACGGGGCGTTGTCGACGAGCACGGTGAGCAGCAGGTCGCCGAGGAATACCGCAAGTCGATGAACATCAAGGCGCCGACCGTCTTCGAGCCGGTCGGCAAGCTGTCCGGCGGCAACCAGCAGAAGGTCGTCCTCAGCAAGTGGATCTTCGCGGGTCCCGAGGTGCTGATCCTGGACGAGCCCACGCGCGGCATCGACGTGGGCGCCAAGTACGAGATCTACACGGTCATCGACCGCCTGGCGGCCGAGGGCAAGGCGGTCGTGTTCATCTCCTCCGAGCTGCCCGAGCTGCTCGGCATGTGCGACCGCATCTACACGATGGCCGCGGGACGGCTGACGGGTGAGTTCTCGCGGGCCGAGGCTTCGCAGGAGGCGCTGATGCGGCAGATGACGAAGGACAAGCAGGACCAGAAGACCCTGAAGGGCGAAGAGGTAAGCCGATGA
- a CDS encoding lytic transglycosylase domain-containing protein, which yields MSVRRARRLYSGRARKGLRTTALAVAAMAALTASQAPGLTRDTGDSQAGPAADDLGLPAADGPFAALAPPGDGSYHTELPPLRTRNGGPVPPTPALGPEIRAQSGIPATVLRAYRAAETAVGRTDPGCRLPWELLAAIGKVESGQARGGAVDGDGTTLRRITGPPLDGRGFALIRDTDGGAHDGDTVYDRAVGPMQFLPSTWARWGADGNGDGRADPNNIFDAALAAGHYLCAGDRDLGRAADLDRAILSYNNSRTYLRLVEYWLEFYSRGVHTVPDGKGVVPKSPGAGGDTPATEPVDRAGGGGHGNGGGGGDGGIVIGPDPGTTPSTPGPSTPTVPSPSQDPSPPPTDNPTGTPTGSPSGTPTDTPAPSPDPTGPSPSPTPTDDCSAEPGTASPDPTASPTDAPCPSPSDTSAAPDTPAG from the coding sequence ATGTCCGTACGCCGTGCCCGACGCCTGTACTCCGGCCGGGCCCGCAAGGGACTGCGCACGACCGCGCTCGCGGTGGCGGCCATGGCGGCCCTCACCGCCTCCCAGGCCCCCGGCCTCACCCGGGACACCGGGGACAGCCAGGCCGGACCGGCCGCCGACGACCTGGGCCTGCCGGCGGCGGACGGCCCGTTCGCCGCGCTCGCGCCACCGGGCGACGGCTCCTACCACACCGAACTCCCGCCCCTGAGGACGCGGAACGGCGGGCCGGTCCCGCCCACCCCCGCACTCGGGCCGGAGATCCGCGCCCAGTCGGGCATCCCCGCCACCGTGCTGCGCGCCTACCGCGCCGCCGAGACCGCCGTCGGCAGGACGGACCCCGGCTGCCGGCTGCCCTGGGAACTGCTCGCGGCGATCGGCAAGGTCGAGTCCGGACAGGCACGCGGGGGCGCGGTCGACGGCGACGGCACGACCCTGCGCCGCATCACCGGGCCGCCCCTCGACGGCCGGGGCTTCGCCCTGATCCGGGACACCGACGGCGGCGCCCACGACGGCGACACGGTCTACGACCGGGCGGTGGGCCCGATGCAGTTCCTGCCGTCCACCTGGGCCCGCTGGGGTGCGGACGGCAACGGCGACGGCCGCGCCGACCCGAACAACATCTTCGACGCGGCGCTGGCGGCCGGGCACTACCTGTGCGCCGGCGACCGGGACCTGGGCCGGGCGGCGGACCTGGACCGGGCAATCCTCAGCTACAACAACTCCCGCACCTATCTGCGTCTGGTCGAGTACTGGCTGGAGTTCTACAGCCGTGGCGTCCACACCGTCCCCGACGGCAAGGGCGTCGTCCCGAAGAGTCCCGGCGCGGGCGGCGACACCCCGGCGACCGAGCCCGTCGACCGCGCGGGCGGCGGGGGCCACGGGAACGGCGGTGGCGGCGGGGACGGCGGCATCGTCATCGGCCCGGACCCGGGCACCACGCCGTCCACCCCCGGGCCGTCCACCCCGACGGTTCCGTCGCCGAGTCAGGACCCCTCCCCGCCGCCCACCGACAACCCCACCGGAACGCCCACCGGGTCCCCCAGCGGGACCCCCACCGACACACCGGCACCCTCGCCCGACCCGACCGGTCCGAGCCCCTCGCCCACTCCCACGGACGACTGCTCCGCGGAACCGGGAACCGCGTCCCCCGACCCCACGGCCTCCCCCACGGACGCACCCTGCCCGAGCCCGTCGGACACCTCGGCGGCGCCGGACACCCCGGCCGGGTAG
- a CDS encoding MlaD family protein — translation MITLAVRLKNLAFLLIAVLALSFLGIRYADLGRYVGVADYYTVDVQLPRTGGLFTHSDVTYRGVSVGRVGPIDLTAEGVVAELRIKKSAPRIPADTKAVVAGLSAVGEQYIDLRPESDGSPYLADGTRIEQADTEVPAPVTDVLTSVDDLVGSVPLEDLRTVVDEFGKAFEGHGDDLQMLLDSGSDFVEAADRALPSTTLLINDGETVLRTQAQEARAIRDFAVGAKDLAAALKGSDADLRRLLAVTPEAATQVSGLLRDLDPSLGVVLANLLTTSEVAVTRQRGIEELLVKYPAAVSAGATAVDGGKLDLGLAVTFFSPLPCTDGYGGTRYRNGLDLGTAPALNTDAACTAPASGGKNVRGSANAPKGGAVPDPATPGSLPSGSGRTTPADDGSPALPGALALPGQSGEAPAGLTDLLAPAAGGAR, via the coding sequence GTGATCACCCTCGCCGTACGGCTGAAGAACCTCGCCTTCCTCCTCATCGCCGTCCTCGCCCTCTCCTTCCTCGGCATCCGCTACGCCGACCTGGGCCGCTACGTGGGCGTCGCCGACTACTACACCGTGGACGTGCAACTCCCGCGCACCGGCGGACTGTTCACCCACTCCGACGTGACCTACCGGGGCGTCTCGGTGGGCCGCGTCGGCCCGATCGACCTCACCGCCGAGGGCGTGGTCGCCGAACTCCGCATCAAGAAGTCCGCGCCCCGCATCCCCGCCGACACCAAGGCCGTGGTCGCCGGGCTCTCCGCCGTCGGCGAGCAGTACATCGACCTGCGGCCCGAGAGCGACGGCTCCCCCTACCTCGCCGACGGCACCCGCATCGAACAGGCCGACACCGAGGTGCCCGCTCCCGTCACCGACGTCCTCACCAGCGTCGACGACCTCGTCGGCTCCGTCCCGCTGGAGGACCTGCGCACGGTCGTCGACGAGTTCGGCAAGGCCTTCGAAGGACACGGCGACGACCTCCAGATGCTGCTCGACAGCGGCAGCGACTTCGTCGAGGCCGCCGACCGGGCTCTGCCGTCCACCACCCTGCTCATCAACGACGGCGAGACCGTCCTGCGCACCCAGGCCCAGGAGGCGCGGGCCATCCGCGACTTCGCCGTCGGGGCCAAGGACCTGGCCGCCGCCCTCAAGGGCTCCGACGCCGACCTGCGCCGCCTCCTCGCCGTCACCCCCGAGGCCGCCACCCAGGTCAGCGGGCTGCTGCGGGACCTCGACCCGAGCCTCGGCGTCGTCCTCGCCAACCTCCTGACCACCTCCGAGGTCGCCGTCACCCGGCAGCGCGGCATCGAGGAACTCCTCGTGAAGTACCCGGCGGCCGTCTCCGCCGGCGCCACCGCCGTCGACGGGGGCAAGCTGGACCTCGGCCTGGCCGTCACCTTCTTCAGCCCCCTGCCCTGCACCGACGGCTACGGCGGCACCCGCTACCGCAACGGCCTCGACCTCGGCACCGCGCCCGCCCTCAACACCGACGCCGCCTGCACCGCCCCGGCCTCGGGCGGGAAGAACGTGCGCGGCTCGGCCAACGCCCCGAAGGGCGGCGCGGTCCCCGACCCGGCCACACCCGGCTCCCTGCCCTCGGGCAGCGGCCGGACCACCCCGGCCGACGACGGCTCCCCGGCGCTCCCCGGCGCGCTCGCCCTGCCGGGACAGAGCGGTGAGGCACCGGCCGGCCTGACGGACCTCCTCGCCCCGGCCGCCGGGGGTGCGCGATGA
- the mmsB gene encoding multiple monosaccharide ABC transporter permease — MSTDVTAKTPAPAPPGREGPASGGGLLQLMLDGLRRNMRQYGMLMALGLIVVLFAVWSDGDLLLPRNVSNLVLQNSYILILAIGMMLVIIAGHIDLSVGSLTAFVGATAAVLMVNHDLPWPVAVILCLAIGAAAGSVQGFFIAYLGIPSFIVTLAGMLLFRGLTEIFLKGQTLGPFPKDLQKIANGFLPEVGPNTNYHNLTLLLGFALIAFVVYQEVRDRKRQLEFSLDVPPLKLFLLKLVALVAAVLVVTMLLASYKGAPIVLLILGVLVVGFGYLMRNAIIGRHIYAIGGNLPAAKLSGVKDKKVTFLVFLNMGMLAALAGLVFAARFNAASPKAGLNFELEAIAASFIGGASMSGGVGTVLGAIIGGLVLGVLNNGMNLVGIGTDWQQVIKGAVLLAAVGFDVWNKRRVGS, encoded by the coding sequence ATGAGCACGGACGTGACCGCCAAGACTCCCGCACCGGCACCGCCCGGCAGGGAGGGACCGGCCTCCGGCGGCGGCCTGCTGCAGCTGATGCTCGACGGCTTGCGCCGCAACATGCGCCAGTACGGCATGCTGATGGCCCTCGGCCTGATCGTGGTGCTGTTCGCGGTGTGGTCGGACGGCGACCTGCTGCTGCCGCGCAACGTCTCCAACCTGGTGCTGCAGAACAGCTACATCCTGATCCTCGCGATCGGCATGATGCTCGTCATCATCGCGGGTCACATCGACCTGTCGGTGGGTTCACTGACCGCCTTCGTCGGCGCGACGGCCGCCGTCCTGATGGTCAACCACGACCTGCCCTGGCCGGTGGCGGTGATCCTCTGCCTGGCCATCGGCGCCGCGGCCGGGTCCGTACAGGGCTTCTTCATCGCCTATCTCGGCATACCCTCGTTCATCGTGACCCTCGCGGGCATGCTGCTCTTCCGCGGTCTGACGGAGATCTTCCTCAAGGGCCAGACCCTCGGCCCGTTCCCGAAGGACCTGCAGAAGATCGCCAACGGCTTCCTGCCCGAGGTCGGCCCGAACACCAACTACCACAACCTCACCCTGCTGCTGGGCTTCGCCCTGATCGCCTTCGTGGTCTACCAGGAGGTCCGCGACCGCAAGCGGCAGCTGGAGTTCTCCCTCGACGTGCCGCCGCTCAAGCTGTTCCTGCTCAAGCTGGTCGCGCTGGTCGCCGCGGTCCTCGTGGTCACGATGCTGCTGGCCAGCTACAAGGGCGCCCCGATCGTGCTGCTCATCCTGGGCGTGCTGGTGGTCGGCTTCGGCTACCTGATGCGCAACGCGATCATCGGCCGCCACATCTACGCCATCGGCGGCAACCTGCCCGCGGCCAAGCTGTCGGGCGTGAAGGACAAGAAGGTCACCTTCCTGGTCTTCCTGAACATGGGCATGCTCGCGGCCCTGGCGGGTCTGGTCTTCGCCGCCCGCTTCAACGCGGCCTCGCCCAAGGCGGGCCTCAACTTCGAGCTGGAGGCCATCGCCGCCTCGTTCATCGGCGGCGCGTCGATGAGCGGCGGCGTCGGCACGGTCCTCGGCGCGATCATCGGCGGTCTGGTCCTGGGTGTGCTGAACAACGGCATGAACCTCGTCGGCATCGGCACCGACTGGCAGCAGGTCATCAAGGGCGCGGTACTGCTGGCGGCGGTCGGGTTCGACGTGTGGAACAAGCGCAGGGTCGGTTCGTAA
- a CDS encoding nuclear transport factor 2 family protein, whose translation MKRAVRLLGVGRTRPLPALALALVLTLVAGGFAAWAGQDWYRAAHDEQAGYAAQRDAALSAGEQAVQNLNTLDHRELNRGLDLWESSTTGELHDQLASGRDEFADRMKEAKTVSTARVLSGAVTELDDRAGRARVLVALRVTVEAADGAKSDKDSRMLGELTRTDGRWKLSALGQAPVGATSTG comes from the coding sequence ATGAAACGCGCGGTCCGCCTCCTCGGCGTCGGTCGCACCCGGCCGCTGCCCGCCCTGGCCCTGGCCCTCGTCCTCACCCTAGTCGCGGGCGGCTTCGCCGCCTGGGCCGGTCAGGACTGGTACCGGGCGGCACACGACGAGCAGGCCGGGTACGCCGCGCAGCGGGACGCGGCACTCTCCGCCGGGGAGCAGGCCGTGCAGAACCTGAACACGCTCGACCACCGCGAGCTGAACCGCGGCCTGGACCTGTGGGAGTCCTCGACCACCGGCGAACTGCACGACCAACTCGCCTCCGGGCGTGACGAGTTCGCCGACCGGATGAAAGAGGCGAAGACGGTCAGCACGGCCCGGGTGCTGTCCGGCGCCGTCACCGAACTCGACGACCGCGCCGGACGCGCCCGGGTACTGGTCGCCCTGCGCGTCACCGTCGAGGCGGCCGACGGAGCGAAGAGCGACAAGGACAGCCGCATGCTCGGCGAACTCACCCGGACCGACGGCCGGTGGAAGCTGAGCGCCCTGGGCCAGGCGCCCGTCGGCGCGACGTCGACCGGCTGA
- a CDS encoding aldose epimerase family protein: protein MELSRRTVIASAAAAGVAATAVGGTAHASGGRKPVKELFGKLADGTKVYRWSLENGGTRMKVLSYGGVVQSLEIPDHRGRYANVSLGFDNIEDYVARSPHFGALIGRYGNRIAKGRFTLDGKEYQLSVNDGENSLHGGALGFDYRVWDVEPFTEGSDTGLVLHYTSVDGEMGYPGTLRAKVTYTLTRRGDWRIDYEATTDKATVVNLTSHVYWNLAGEGSGTIEDHELSIAASRFTPTDAGLIPTGELARVSGTPFDFRRAKPVGRDIRDAHPQLVTAKGFDHNWVLDKGITDRPEHIATLRDHASGRTLRIATDQPGLQFYSGNFLDGTLTGTGGSLYRQGDALCLETQHFPDSPNQPSFPSTVLRPGQTYRTSTVHSFDA from the coding sequence ATGGAACTGAGCAGACGAACGGTCATCGCGTCGGCGGCAGCGGCCGGCGTGGCCGCCACCGCGGTCGGCGGCACGGCGCATGCCTCGGGAGGCAGGAAACCGGTGAAGGAGCTCTTCGGCAAACTGGCCGACGGGACGAAGGTGTACCGCTGGTCGCTGGAGAACGGCGGCACGCGGATGAAGGTGCTGTCGTACGGCGGCGTCGTGCAGTCCCTGGAGATCCCGGACCACCGGGGCCGCTACGCGAACGTCTCGCTGGGCTTCGACAACATCGAGGACTACGTCGCCCGCAGCCCGCACTTCGGCGCCCTGATCGGCCGGTACGGCAACCGCATCGCCAAGGGCCGCTTCACCCTGGACGGCAAGGAGTACCAGCTCTCCGTCAACGACGGGGAGAACTCCCTGCACGGCGGTGCCCTGGGCTTCGACTACCGGGTGTGGGACGTCGAGCCGTTCACCGAGGGCTCCGACACCGGCCTGGTGCTGCACTACACCAGCGTCGACGGAGAGATGGGCTACCCGGGCACGCTGAGGGCGAAGGTGACGTACACCCTCACCCGGCGCGGCGACTGGCGCATCGACTACGAGGCCACCACCGACAAGGCCACCGTCGTCAACCTCACCAGCCACGTCTACTGGAACCTGGCCGGCGAGGGCAGCGGCACGATCGAGGACCACGAGCTGTCGATCGCCGCCTCCCGCTTCACGCCCACCGACGCGGGTCTGATCCCCACCGGCGAGCTGGCCCGGGTGTCCGGCACGCCCTTCGACTTCCGCCGGGCCAAGCCGGTCGGCCGGGACATCCGGGACGCCCACCCGCAACTGGTCACCGCCAAGGGCTTCGACCACAACTGGGTGCTCGACAAGGGCATCACCGACCGCCCCGAGCACATCGCCACCCTGCGGGACCACGCCTCCGGCCGCACCCTGCGCATCGCCACCGACCAGCCCGGGCTCCAGTTCTACTCGGGCAACTTCCTCGACGGCACCCTGACCGGCACCGGCGGCTCCCTCTACCGCCAGGGCGACGCCCTGTGCCTGGAGACGCAGCACTTCCCGGACTCGCCGAACCAGCCGTCGTTCCCGTCGACCGTGCTGCGGCCCGGCCAGACGTACCGGACGTCCACGGTGCACTCCTTCGACGCGTAG
- a CDS encoding nuclear transport factor 2 family protein gives MTPTWLLRRSASPEPGTDSAPGTDSGPDTGSAADTGPADAPAETDAPAEAAAADEPAGAPAAGKRVRDGRLRRAVLAGTAVLLVLGGCGFLYAAQQLRSAAPARNQALTDAEATSRVAGEVGNALARIFSYTPDGTAAAERSASTVLDGRAARQYETLFARVRDDLTEQRVTLSTRAVRTGVIELDGDRARLLVFLDQTSHRDTGTGTDKGKGKDKGDAGATAAAAQLTVTARLDDDRWRIVDIKAR, from the coding sequence ATGACACCGACGTGGTTGCTGCGCAGGTCCGCTTCCCCGGAGCCCGGCACGGATTCGGCTCCGGGCACGGATTCGGGCCCGGACACGGGCTCGGCCGCGGACACCGGCCCCGCTGACGCGCCCGCCGAGACGGACGCGCCCGCCGAGGCCGCCGCGGCCGACGAGCCCGCCGGGGCCCCGGCGGCCGGGAAGCGCGTGCGCGACGGGCGCCTGCGGAGGGCGGTCCTGGCCGGGACCGCCGTGCTCCTCGTCCTCGGCGGCTGCGGATTCCTCTACGCGGCCCAGCAGCTGCGGTCGGCCGCACCCGCCCGGAACCAGGCGCTCACCGACGCGGAGGCCACCTCCCGCGTCGCGGGCGAGGTCGGCAACGCCCTCGCCCGGATCTTCTCCTACACCCCGGACGGCACCGCGGCCGCCGAACGCTCCGCGAGCACGGTTCTCGACGGCCGCGCCGCCCGGCAGTACGAGACCCTCTTCGCCCGGGTCCGCGACGACCTCACCGAGCAGCGCGTCACCCTGAGCACCCGGGCCGTGCGCACCGGAGTGATCGAACTCGACGGCGACCGGGCCCGCCTGCTGGTCTTCCTCGACCAGACCTCCCACCGCGACACGGGCACGGGCACGGACAAGGGCAAGGGCAAGGACAAGGGTGACGCCGGGGCCACCGCGGCCGCGGCCCAACTCACCGTCACCGCACGGCTCGACGACGACCGTTGGCGGATCGTCGACATCAAGGCCCGCTGA